AATCAAATCAAgctttaaaaaacaaaataaatatttaacacTATCAAGGCTTTAATATTACCAACTGGCTTAAAGGCTCAGTTCATGACAACATAAAAGAAGGGAGAATCAATCTACCCACTCCAGCCCACAGCCACATCCCACCAAAAAAAACATTACATCCTAACAACTGAATAGATCCAATATGGAAACATGCAGCATTTTTTGCTATATCAGTAGTCCAGTACATAGTATCCATATTGCCAAAAGGATAATTAGTCACTCAGTCTCAGTCACAAAATGTAAATTCAAAACACCTATATCTTAGTTTCAAGGTAAAATGAAGTAAGCCTCAGACAGTTCATCAAACCCATTATTGTGAGTTGCAATAATCAAGTGAATGACTAGAAGTAATTCAACACTCAACCATATAGGACCCAGTCATAACCAACCACTGCTTGGGGGGTCAATAGAAGACTATTCAGGAACATTGTATAACCTACAGTACCATGTTAACGCCTATGACTTGTGAGTATTACTCCTTACTCTAAAATCtaaataataattcaagttaaGGGAGCCTTTGGACTAATAAACCAAACATCAACTCACTGGCGATTCTCTCTAATTCAATTACAGCTGCTGGTCAAAACAGGAGTTCCAGTGCAAATCATGTGTAAGAATTTCATTCCCCAAGTGCCAATGGCTCTTCCAAAATTGTAGGATGAATCACGTCAAATAAAAAACTTTAAGCAATTGTCCATATCTCAGAGAAAAACACATGCATATTAACagcaaaaataaaaaccaaGCAATTCTAGTAGAGACAAAAATCAATTGAATATCTTAATGCAGAAGAGAACCAATGAGACCAGGAAGCATTTTGAGCAAATTACCGTACCTTGTAGTCCATGCAGTCTGAGATTGAATCAATGGATGTGCACTCAAGGTCAGCCCGGCGAAGTCAGATGCTGACAGAcctatttttttgtttgttggATGATCTCATGATCCAATCTTCATGTCCCAAAGCTGACATTGACATCCAGTAAATAGTTAATAATGTCACTATCATATGAAAGAAAAACAATGTACGCCTTCACATAAGCAGAAAATTACAAAAGGTTCAATTGTTTTTTCTCCTCTTCAAGCATGCAAGGGGGAATCTGATAAGATTCTAAGAACAAGGCTTTTCCCATATTTAGTAcaagaataaaatcaaattaccTGCAACGGTTCAAATAGACCCATTACACTAAGAGCACCTATACATAAAAGCTTAGAAGAAAGAATATAGAAGAGCTTCTTTCTGAGGTAACTATATACTACCTTAGCAACATTCGTTCAACAATTTATCCCTTACCACCAATTCAATTCACAAGGAGAAGCTGTAGACTTCAAGGTATTGTgatcaaaataaaaatgtgataCAAATCTATTTCCAATTTTCCACTAACTGCTTAGAGGGTTCTTCTGATACCAAAGTGTATTTGGAAACATATTGGAGAGATCAAGGCAAACATATATAgtaacaagaaagaaaaaaaacagtTTCTACACTTGAAAGACATAATATACCAGATGATATTCAGAAAGCTCTCCATTATTTAAATCAAGCTGGATCAACATATTTAGCACAATATATGTTTTCAGACAAAAACATTTGGTCTCCAAAATGTTAAGTGGTACATAATCAGAAATTCGTTAAGTTCAAAACAACAAATGAAACTAAAAAACGAACATACAGTATTTTGCAATCATAATATTCAAAAGGTCCAGTCAGTATATGCTCAGGGTGATAATTCTACCCAAGATTCTACATTGAATTTTCTGCATTGAAGTGTTTTAAGTGAACAAAATAAAACCCTCGTTTAAAGAAAAAGAACTATCATCCAGCCTGCTCCCTTTCCCACTAACTAATGGTATAGTGCAAACTACCCTACAAAGTTTCATACATCAGGGAACTTTCTGATCCTTGAATGTCATTTTCCTCAAAGACCCAAGACAACAGATATTTGAATTGAATGCATCTGAGCATGTCAAAAGATTGCCAAGAGCCACATACAAAATAACTGATGCTGCTGTCAAGCTATCAACAAGACAACAACTATCCTGAGAACACAGAAATACACTCATACACACAAAACAACAAAAAGAGAGTAACAGTTGCACTAAAAAAAAGCAACAACATACCAGAAAAGAAATAAgtagaagaagaataagaagaaaaggaagaagGTGACCCAAAGAACATCAATATAAGGAATAAATAGATGAGTATTACTTTCTGAAGGATTGATTATAAGTATGTTCGAAAATTGCATGAAGAAAAGTAGAATAAAGGCCTACCAGTCCAGAGTTAGTCATTTTCAGTCTTTGATTGCTGGGACATACGGTGAACCAATGAAGTATGTGTAACATCATCTAAATTTATTCCTCTATCAGACATGTGTTCCCACAGAGAGAAAACTTCCTTTGCATCCCCTTCCTTGCTGAATCCATGTAACAGTACATTGAAAGTCACAGAATCAGGAGCGATTCCTTTGCTTAGCATTTCCCTCAGACTCTGAGCAGCCTCTGCCTTCCTACCCAACTTGCAGTACCAATAGATTATTATTGTATAAGTAATCTTGTTCGGTTGTATGTTAAATGAAGACATTTCCTGCAAGAGACTCGTTACTTCATTCATCTGGCCTAGCTTACAATAACCACCAATTAGTGCAGTGTAACATACTACATCAGGCTGCAAACCATCCTTTCTCATTTCATCAAGCAGATATGTCGATTCACCTACTCTGCCAAGATTGCCCATTCCATGTATTAGAGAAGTATAGGTGGCGAGGGTGCATGGAATACCTTTGCTTCTCATCTCATCAAGGAGTTTAAAGGCCTCTGGCATGTTTCCAACCCTAGAGTATGCTCTAATGAGTATGTTATATACAACAGAATTCGGCGTAACATTCTGCTGGAGCAACATATCAAGGAAATTCATAGCCTCTTCAAACTTATCACGATTGCAATACCCACCTATCATTACCGCATACAAATAAACATCCGGAACAAGATCATTCCTTCGGCATTCATGCCAAAGCATCAGAGCTTCATCCATTTTACCCTTTTTAAGTAATCCGTTTATCAGCACGTTGTATGTCACGGTGTCTGGAGAGATTCCTTTATCAATCATTTCTTCCTTGAGCTTAAAGCCAATCTCCAACCTATCCTCTTTGCAACACCCATAGATTAGTGCATTGTACGTGAAAGTATCCAAACTAACACCACAATCCGACATGCTCTTGATGATAGATTTGGCTTCTTGCAGCTTACCAATTTCACAAAGTCCAAAAACAAGAGCGTTTGAGGTCACTGTATTGGCAGCAACTCCTGTACCCTGTACACCATAATATAGTTTCAAGGCTTCTGAATGCTTATGATTCCGGCAAAGTCCACTCATCAAAGTTGTCAGCAACACATTGCGAGGCCTCAAATTCTTAAAGATCATTAACATGGTATACCTAAGAGCTGAGTCAAATCTTAAGTTTTTACATAATCCATGAATGACAGAATCTATAGTACCTAAGTTTATACTTAAACCTTCTTCTATCATCTTTCTTAAGAACTGATCAGCTAAATCTATTTGATTGTCCTTGCAGAGTCCATTTATGAGAGTATTATAAGTAACTGAATTTGGAATAACACCTAGTAATGACATATCATCCTTTAACTTCACGGCAATTGCCACATTTCCCATCTCACAAAACCCATGAATCAATGTGTTATAAACAACAACATTGGGAATAAGCCCCTTACTTGACATCTCTGTCAAGACACAATCAGCTTCACCGTATTTCTGAAGTTTCATCAGACAGTTAATCAGCACACCATAAGTAACAAGAGTTGGTTTCATCCCCTTATCTACCATTCTCTCCTTAAGCTGAAATGCCTCTTCCAGTCTCCTACTTTTGCAAAGGCCATGCATAAGGTTATTATATGTAACAACATTCGGCGCAACGCCTTTACTCTCCATTTGCTTAAACAGTTCGATTGCCTCCTCAACCTTACCTCTTTTGCACTGTGCATTTATTGCAATACTGTATAAGTAAACATCTGGCGAAAATTGGCTCGAAACAATAGTAAAAACTTCATAGCCTTTCTCCGGTTCGTCTCCCTTAACAAGTGAGCTCATAAAAAAAGTGCAAGTCCTGAAAGATGGGACAAATCCTCTACTGGCTAACAGCCTAAACACATCCATTGCAACATCAAACCCCAAGCTCTTAAGGTCACTAGCATAAAGATGAACCAAAATATCAAACCCTCTGACCCCTCCCCTAAATTGCTCCGAACCCAAACAAACATCCACCAAAACAGTGGCGATCTCCCTATGCAAATCCACAATATCATCCCTCAATGTCATGGGCAAATTCCCATCAATAAATCTTTTCAAGAGCAATCGAGCAGCTGCATCAAGATTCTTAGAAAGTAACAAGTGGAACAATACACAATAGGATCTAAGCGTGAATTTAAAGCTGTGGCCGTTCCCCGCAATGTAAAAGAACTTCAATGCAGTGGAAGGATCAACATTTTTATGAATTTCCCAGAAAATAGAATCAAATTGATGAGGATTCAAATCTTTTAGCAAATCGCTACACTGAAATGAATTCAAACTCGGTGCCGATAGAATAGAAGACAAACTTTTCGTGTCAAGAAACCGCTGATCAAATGCAGCTGAAGCAGGGGGCGTCGCCACGAAATCTGATTGGCACGCTTCTTTCGGTTTAGGTTTTGTGTTTAGATTTTCCGGTCGTTGTAAAGGATGGGGCCAAACGGTTAGGGGTCGTTTGATCGGAGGGAAGAGTATTGCGGCGGTGTTGATggcggcagcggcagcggcggcggcggctttcTGGACCGCGGATCTTCTCATCTCCATGTAGAGCTTGGATGTGTTTGGAATGTGTGGAAAAAGTGGAGGTCTAGAGAGGTGGTGTGTTTTTGGAAAGAGGGGATGGTGGCGGCGACGCCATCAAAGTCGGGAGAAGTTTTTTGGTAGCGGAAGAGAAGAGGCCACGAAGGGCGAGTGAGAGAGAACGGGTCCTACACGGGTAACGGGTCGGGTTTCTGAATCTATCAGATCCAAACACCGTAAACCCTCTGACTGGGTAGGAGTAGAGTGGGAGGGAGAATCAGGGTTTATGAGCCTAAGAGctcaagaaaacaaaaatttgaCCCGAATTTTATATTGGCCCGCGTTTTATAGTTTTGATAATGGCCCAGTTTATATTTTTCGGACATCCGTATGGTGTGGATGGAAGGACACGAGTTTTAacaaaaatagtgaaaaatataTACTTCTTCGGTCCTTCAAATAATTTTTGAGTATGTGACGTCatgagttttaaggaaaagttgttAATTATATTGGTAGTTGAGAAAaaatgttatactccctccgtccacgaatcatCTTCTTgtttgcctctaaaattttgtccaccaaataACTCcatactctgctttttggacatatatatccttcctttatttttaaattacgaCCTTCTACCAATTAGGCCCACCACACTACTCACTAATTAATCTCACTTAATTAGGCTCATCTAATTAAATTGGCTAACAGCTGTCAgcctctttaatttattttaccaTTTTCGGCCCACTTAAAATAGGGTTGCTTCCCTATTTTATTCCCTAAAATGGGAATTGGAACCAATTCGGCGCAAACCCTAACTTCTTGAGTAGCGCCGCTTTCCCTTTACTTCCTCTTCTCcgatcttcttcttcctcccacCAGTTGATGTTCTATGGCTTCTCTTCCGACGTCTCCTCCCACTTATTCAATTGAGAGGGTTGTTGAATCAGAGGAAGTCGATACATTTTTCGTCTATCCCTCCATGGAAGATGTAGTGAATAAGTATGTGGCTTCTCTTGAAGAGGTCGTGCCGGAGACTGAATCATTCGTGTCGGAGACTGAATCATTTGTGCCGGAGACTGATTCATTCGTGGTGGAGACGGAATCCATGGTTGAGGAGACTGAATCTTTTGTAGATTCCACTCCGGCAATTGGATCTGTTGACCCGTGGTCGCCGCCGACCCCTACTCCACCTCCAACGGCACCGGCACCCGGATCTGTGGAAGAAgccattttttacaattttgctCAGTTTGAAGCCGAGAAATACACGAAATACGTAGGTATTTCGGAGTCCATCGGCGATGATACTGAGTACCAAGCATGGTTTGCTGTCGGTGGCCTCGTCTCTGACGTACGGCCGCTGCCCCGCAtaccgccgccgccttcagATCCCTGTCCGCGCCGCCGCTACCTTAAAACCCTAGCCATCTATTTTCCTTGCATGCTAGATTTGCTCGATTAAGGTGATATCTTAACTGAATCTATCGTCTCTTTTGTTTTGTtggtggctggtgatgcctaTGGGTCTGTTGGTTGGCTGGTGATGCCTATGGTGTTTGTTGTTTGCTAGTTGTGCCTGAATATATGCGCTGAATATGTTCTCTGTATGTGCTCCGGTGATGTTCTTGTTGAACATACAAAGTCAGGAAAAGAAGTATACAAAGTCAGAAATGGAGCATGCAAAGTCAGAAATGAACAAAAATCCCTTAATCATAGGGATTTTTGTACGACTATCATCTTCCCTTTGTAGTATAAAATGAATGATTGTAAATCAAAGAAAGATATCAAGTAATACAATTACAATCTTTagtttctctttctctctgcaTTATGATGATACCATGTttcaacatggtatcagagcaggttcaaccctaggaactcagaaacgaatcATCATCGTTCATAATCCAAAACCAAAACCGTTCCTAGCCAATTCACCAAATCAAGGCAGACCCTGTTCTTCAtttcctgaaaaaaaaaatgccagGAGAGATTGAAACCATAAACCAAACAGATTCAAATAACCCAAATCCAAACAGAATCCACAGAATGGGTCGAAGAGACCCAAATCCAATCAACTGCAATGAAGAAGGGATTAATAAGCACCGAAAATTAATCGGAAATTGCCGATTATTTCAGTTCCTCCCTGGATTCGATGGCAGATATGATAAACTTTGTCGGGACATTCTCAAGAAAGTTCTCATTCCCTCAGTCGAGTCGGCGTTCTCAAAAGTGAGGTGGGAGGCCGCCCGGCTACAGCCGGCAACCAACCCGGACCCTTCATCATCGGGTTCCAGCAGCGGCGATTTCTCGCCGGCGCCGATGCACGGCGCGCAGCTCACCGTCGCGTACCAGGGCGTCCCCGGCGCGTACAGCGAGGCCGCCGCCGGGAAAGCGTACCCTAACTGCGAGGCGATTCCCTGCTGTGAGAAAGCTCACACTAACAAAGGCGCATGGACTAAGGAGGAGGACGACCGGTTGATCGCCTACATCCGCGCCCATGGGGAAGGCTGCTGGCGCTCCCTCCCCAAGGCCGCCGGCCTCCTCCACTGCGGCAAGAGCTGCCGCCTCCGCTGGATCAACTACCTCCGCCCCGACCTCAAGCGCGGCAACTTCACCTCCGTCCCGACCTCAAGGGCGGTCAAGAGAGAGAAGTGCCCGGATTTGAATCTTGAGCTGAGAATCAGCCCGCCGTATCAGCAGAATATTCAGACTGGAGAGGAGAAGAAAAGACACGAAAATGGGGAAGGAGCGGCGCATGATTGTggaggaaaaggaaaaataggtATAGGGTTTGGTGGCTTGCCACTAAACCCTTCAACTTTTGCTAAATTATTAAATAGACCCCACTCTATGCAAAGTGACCTCCCTACTATTGTTAAATATCAGATTGGCCCCCATTTGCAACCTAGTCCTCCATTATCTAGAGATTTATACAAAATACCCCATAAATTACAAAACCACCCCAAACCTCTACATAATACTAAAAACACCTCTCAATTATGTAGAAATTCCCTAAATACTTCCGCTGCATATCAAACATCTTGTGATAATAGGGATAGAGATAAagggtggatttttgattgtggagccactgatacaatgacttttgataaaactgatattATTAAGTCATCAACATCACATCGTACGCATGTTCAGACTGCAAACGGTGATTTGACTCGTGTTAAAGGAgccggaactatagaaattTCCCCTACTTTACATCTCTCAAATTGTCTTTATGTCCCGTCTCTTTCACACAAACTCTTATCTATTAGCCATGTTACAAAAGAACTCAATTGTACCATGATAATGCATCCCCACTTCTGTTTgcttcaggatatcaggacgggggagattattgggcgtggcactgagcgagatggattgtactatgtggatgagatagctcaacaaggcaaggtgatgctggctcacggaactgctgaccgagaagcctggctttggcaccgtcggttagggcatccatccatggggtatcttaagcttttatttcctaaattaataaaaaataatgagaatttatcttgtgaaacttgtgttttagctaaaagccaccgaaaatcttttaagcctaatgacacacaagtaaactccatattttctcttgttcattctgatgtttggggtccttcaCCCGTGGTAGGGGGACaaggttttaaatattttctgttatttattgatGATTGTACTAGGACTCTTAAACTTCAAACACCATTACAGAAATTGTCTACTCTGGCCTCCATACCTCTTGTCCTTACACTTCAACCACGGGTCTttgggtgctctgttttcgTTCACATTCCTAAACATGAACGCACCAAACTCTCTCCTTGTGCAGTCAAGTGTGTGTTTGTAGGATATGGAGTTAATCAAAAAGGATATAGGTGTTACAATTCCAAAACCCGTCAAATCATCACCACCATGAACTGTGATTTCCTtgaaactgagtatttttacgaTAACCACCTTaccagtcagggggagagtgagagtgagatcgACTTGTTAAGATGGTTACCAATGCCAGTCTCGGAAGCAGATCCAGCAGAAAAAGTTAACCTAGCCACCGAGCTTACTTCATTCACATCTGAGCAATCCAATCCACCGCCGCCCCAAATATCTTCTTCGCcactgatatctgaggtaagaGATTCTGAACCTATTACTATGATTTCGGGTTCTACTGATCCTGTTTCTCAAGtggttgaagaagaagaacaggAAGTACAGGAGGAGCATACCATGGGTGCAGACAAGGAGAGATATGTGTTACCCCCTAGAAGTACTCGAGGAATTCCTCCTAAACGTTATTCACCAGAAAAGTTTGGGAAGAACTCTCGGTATTCTATTGGGGGTATCGCCAAAGGAAACCTATCCAAAACTGCCGCTGCCTATGAAGTAGCTTTGTATGACGAAGAGATCCCAAAGAATGCGGAACAGGCCATAAAGATTCCACATTGGAGAGATGccatgaagaaagaaataagtgCACTGAATCGAAACCATACATGGGAGAAGTGTAGACTACCAAAGGGGAAGAAAACTGTAGGATGCAAATGGGTCTTCACAATCAAAAGGAGACcggatggatctattgagcgtTACAAGGCTCGATTGGTCGCAAAAGGATACACACAGATGTATGGGATCGACTACGAGGAGACCTTCTCACCTGTTGCAAAGATGAACACTGTCAGAGTGCTCCTCTCAATTGCTGCTAATAAGgactgggatcttcatcagttcgatgttacaaatgctttccttcatggagagcttgaagaagagagagaagtctACATGGAGGTGCCTCAAGGTTTTTCAGGAGATTTTGGAGAGGGTGAAGTTTGCAAGTTGAAGAAAACCTTATATGGGCTCAAGcagtctcccagagcttggtttggaagattcaccgcagccatgaagaagtttgggtaccagcaaagcaacTCAAATCACACTTTATTCTTAAAGAAACGAGGTGATCTGATCTCTTGTTTggtcatttatgttgatgacatgatcataacagggAATGACACAGAGGAGATTCAGAAGTTAAAAGAAAGCTTGTTCAAAgagttcgaaatgaaggacttaggaaaaCTAAAATACTTCCTCGGAATTGAAGTTCTCAGGTCAAAGAAGGGGATCTTCATCAACCAGAAAAAGTATACTCTAGATCTCCTAGCTGAAACTGGGATGCTAGACTGCAAGCCAGCAGAAACTCCTATTATCGTAAATCATGGGCTACAAATTGTGGAAGGAGCTCAGTTAGCCGATAAAGGACAATATCAGCGTCTGGTAGGGAAACTAATCTACCTTTCTCATACTCGACCTGACATTGCTTATGCTGTTGGTGTTGTTAGTCAATTCATGCACCAACCACAGGctgaccacatggaagctgcgcTAAGAATTGTGAGATATTTGAAGAAGACTTTTGACTATGGAGTACTGTTCAAAAAGACTGGACACCTTGAGATACAAGCTTACACCGATGCTGACTGGGCAGGAAACCCGAATGACAGAAAGTCAACAGCTGGATACTTTGCATCTATTGGAGGCAACCTTGTCTCATGGAGAAGTAAGAAACAAAAGGTGGTTGCTCTCTTAAGTGCAGAATCAGAATTCAGAGGGATCAAAAGCGGGTTAACTGAAGTCCTTTGGCTAAGAAGATTGTTGATGGAATTAGGCCTTCATCCAACAAAGACGTGCAAATTGTACTGCGACAACAAGGCTGCCATTAGCATATCTGAAAACCCAGTTCAACATGATAGAACTAAACATGTCGAAGTGGATAGGCACTTTATCAAGGAGGAGATTGAGGAAAAGATTGTGGAGCTCCCGTTTGTGAGGTCTGAAGATCAGCTCGCTGATATCCTAACCAAGGCTGTGGACTTCAAAAGTTTTTCAGAAGTTCTCTCCAAGTTGAGTatcggaaatcccgtcactcaacttgagggggagtgttgaacatACAAAGTCAGGAAAAGAAGTATAGAAAGTCAGAAATGGAGCATGCAAAGTCAGAAATGAACAAAAATCCCTTAATCATAGGGATTTTTGTACGACTATCATCTTCCCTTTGTAGTATAAAATGAATGATTGTAAATCAAAGAAAGATATCAAGTAATACAATTACAATCTTTagtttctctttctctctgcaTTATGATGATACCATGTTTCAACAGTTCTCTGGTGCTGTGTATATGTTCTCTGAATACTTGTTGTTGGTGATGCCTGCATTTCAGATTTTAATTGATTACTACTGATACTATAAGTTGGTCTTAGTCAGCCCCAATGATGATGTATAATCTGAGGGGAATTGTTTACCTTTTAAGAGAGCCATCACTAAGTTTATGACTTAGTTTGGAGGTTTCTTATGATGTAAACATACAAAATGCCTTACACTTAAAAAGTTTACATTCCAAACATACAAAATGAAGCCATGGAATGATGTTTGGTTTTGTAAACCCAACCCAAAATGGAATTCCTACACTACTCTAACTGATTTGCACATGCATGAACCCCTCCATGATTTCTTGCATCTCTTCTTCCTCCATGGTTTGATGTGTTGCCTCTTCATAGCTGCCATTATCTTGTAGACCCTCTAGGTACTCTACACACTCCTGCACTAGTACTTCATCAACTTGTAGAGTTTCTGGTAGAGTCCCTGCCCTTTTTTCATGTTCTTTAATTTGATAGGAATGCCTGCTGCTTGCTACGCCGCTGCCTCCTTCCAGATCGTATAGATCGTCTTGTCACTTGTGTTGAAGATGCTGGCAGCCTCGTGCTTAGCCCCGTACTTCAATTTGCCGTTCGAACTATGTTGCAATAGCCACTGTGCTATTTGATTCCTTTTGTCTTCAGTTAGTTTATTGCTTCCCCTAAATTCTGCCATTTTGTGTTGTTGAGAACATTGAATGAGTTCAACTACTACTCCATGTATTTATGGACTAAGTAAGTAGGTAGGTGTGGTTTAAAATTCCCTCCAAAAATTTTGGAGGGTGTTACTATACAAGGTGGCGTCACTTTAGCTTTGTAAATCACCTTTAATTCATTTTCAATGAAGTCGGTTTTTTCTCTTTTTGCAATCTCTTTATCTGTTGACATTTAATTTTGTGCATGCATATGACATCAATTTATGTTTTCCAGCATTAAATTCATGGATATTAGACCAAGTGTCTAATTAAATTCGCAGCAGATTTTGCACTGTTCTGtaaatttaaaagataaattaaaaaacctaagaacaaatttaattaaacattaaaaaaaatcaagaaatagCTTaacgaaaaaaacaaaaataatttaagtcaaaacttaaaaaaaatgccaaatagttagtgaaagattactaaaagtaatcacaatacattaTCACTAccattttagtcttttacaccacttttTTTAGCTTTCTTAAAACCGGTGCCGAACACCAAATAGGAAGatgattcgtggacggagggagtaattagtattgaaagcggtaaaaatatgtataattaGCATTGAGAATTATGAAATGttaaaaagtaagaataaataaagtattattagcgGTGGAGTAATATCCCAAAATGGATAGGAGGTTATTcgggggatggagggagtataaatctGGACAAATCGGCGCTGAGATACGACGTCGtcattttttatttgaggaaaataaccaaaaactaaaatatgaaagtGAACGATAAaaatttatctacaaatttcacAAATTCAGAAAGCAAATTTTGTCTTTAAGATTTCGGGATTTCAAAAAGCCAATTTCATAATTCAGAGAGCCAAATTTAGAAATTCGGAATATAAAAAATGGATCAAAAATTGAACAgtgaagattaatttttatagtgagAAATTGTCCTCGTCAAAATTCAGGCATTTCAAGTTATTtgggaaaaaatgaaaaacgagtcaaaaatttaataagtttaaagttcatgtatttat
The genomic region above belongs to Salvia miltiorrhiza cultivar Shanhuang (shh) chromosome 5, IMPLAD_Smil_shh, whole genome shotgun sequence and contains:
- the LOC130987165 gene encoding pentatricopeptide repeat-containing protein At4g19440, chloroplastic-like produces the protein MEMRRSAVQKAAAAAAAAAINTAAILFPPIKRPLTVWPHPLQRPENLNTKPKPKEACQSDFVATPPASAAFDQRFLDTKSLSSILSAPSLNSFQCSDLLKDLNPHQFDSIFWEIHKNVDPSTALKFFYIAGNGHSFKFTLRSYCVLFHLLLSKNLDAAARLLLKRFIDGNLPMTLRDDIVDLHREIATVLVDVCLGSEQFRGGVRGFDILVHLYASDLKSLGFDVAMDVFRLLASRGFVPSFRTCTFFMSSLVKGDEPEKGYEVFTIVSSQFSPDVYLYSIAINAQCKRGKVEEAIELFKQMESKGVAPNVVTYNNLMHGLCKSRRLEEAFQLKERMVDKGMKPTLVTYGVLINCLMKLQKYGEADCVLTEMSSKGLIPNVVVYNTLIHGFCEMGNVAIAVKLKDDMSLLGVIPNSVTYNTLINGLCKDNQIDLADQFLRKMIEEGLSINLGTIDSVIHGLCKNLRFDSALRYTMLMIFKNLRPRNVLLTTLMSGLCRNHKHSEALKLYYGVQGTGVAANTVTSNALVFGLCEIGKLQEAKSIIKSMSDCGVSLDTFTYNALIYGCCKEDRLEIGFKLKEEMIDKGISPDTVTYNVLINGLLKKGKMDEALMLWHECRRNDLVPDVYLYAVMIGGYCNRDKFEEAMNFLDMLLQQNVTPNSVVYNILIRAYSRVGNMPEAFKLLDEMRSKGIPCTLATYTSLIHGMGNLGRVGESTYLLDEMRKDGLQPDVVCYTALIGGYCKLGQMNEVTSLLQEMSSFNIQPNKITYTIIIYWYCKLGRKAEAAQSLREMLSKGIAPDSVTFNVLLHGFSKEGDAKEVFSLWEHMSDRGINLDDVTHTSLVHRMSQQSKTEND